The Halanaerobiales bacterium DNA window CTATTAAATCAAAACTAATATTTTCTTGATTAAGATAGTTCTGGAGGGTAACTTGACTAAAATAAGGAGATTGATTCATATTATCTATGTAGTCAATTAAAAGCTCAGTATTAGCAGCACTACCTGAAACAGTTAATTTGTTTTCATTGATTGAAAATGTTTTAAGATTGACA harbors:
- a CDS encoding PilN domain-containing protein, translating into VNLKTFSINENKLTVSGSAANTELLIDYIDNMNQSPYFSQVTLQNYLNQENISFDLIATVTEGGEDDAF